AATCCCTGAACCATTATCTTTTATACTTAGCTTAATGACATCATGCTCTTTATATAATTCGCATTTTAATGCTAAATCATTTTCATCTCCATGTTTTTGGGCATTTCCAATGATATTCTGAATCGCCTGATGAATTCTTTTACGATCAATCTTGACTAAATAGTCTTTCTCAAGTTTATTCAAATAGTTGAAAGTAAGGCCGTTCTCTTTAAATTCAAAAGAAAATTCCTCCATCAAATCTGAAGTATAGCCTCCAATGGAAACCTCCTCAAAATGATAATCCAGTTTATCCATATCAATTTTTGAAAATAAAAAGAGATCATCGATGAGCTTGTTCATATATTGGCTATTACTATAGATAATTTTGAAGTATGAGTCCATTTTATCTTCGGGCACAACGCCATCAATGATCGCTTCCATATATCCTTGAATAGAGGTAATCGGCGTTTTTAGATCATGAGAGATATTGGCAATTAATAGCTTGCGGTTTTCCTCATATTCCTTTTGCATTTCTTCGCCTTTTTTTAATTTCTTTGCCATATGATTAAAGGATGTAATCAATGCTTGTATTTTATTTTTGGTTGGATGGGTAATTTCCGTGTAGTAATTTCCGTTTGCAATTTCTTCTACACCAAGAATCAATGTATCAATCGGCTGTAAAATTTGTTTTTCCAAGCGGGTATGAAAAATAAATGTTCCTATTTCCCTCATGATGGTAAATACCAGGAGAAGAATGAAAATAATCTTTACTTCAACGAATTGATACAACAAATAAAAAGTAATTAGTGGGATCAATAGAAGGACCATTCTGGCGTGGCGGAATTTCCTGGCATTTTTATGAAAGTTGGCTTGGATTTCATGAACCTCATGCCTATAGGGGTTATGGTTATGCAGATGGTCATGCCTATGCCACCTTCGATTTTTACGTTTCATAAAAATGCCTCCTTTATATACAAAAGTACAGAGCAAAAACAAAATCGCCGCTGGGACAATTTCGTTTTTGCGATCCATTCTTTATTTGGTGAAATTAACTTCTACTGTTGCGTTCGTTTCGTGTAAGCCATCATTTTCGTAGCTTCCTTGAATGGTGATGGATACTTTTTCTACTTCTTTATTTTTATTTGTAACGATGTTCGCTAAAATATGAGGTTTTTCCATCAACATCATTTCTTTCATTAGTTTACCCTTTAGTGGATGGTGATGGCCAGAGTCTTTACCAAGGAACGGGCCATTTTCACAGTTGCTCTGCATTCTTTCTTTCATTCTCTCTTTCATTTTCGCAACTGCTTCATCAAGTTCAAGTGAGAATATGGTTTTTTCCCCTTGCTCTTCTGCTTTCAAGTCATTTAATAGTCGGAGGAAGCATAAAAGGATATCAGCTTTACTCTTGAATCCATGAATATGTCCATGCCCAAAGTGTTCATTATGTCTGCCATGTCTAAATCCTCTATGAAATGGGCATCCATGTTCGTGATCTCTTTTAAATTCGGTTGTACTTTCATGCTTACCTTCATTTCCGTCACAATTCCATTCTGATTGCAGGTGACATTTTGTATTTCCATCCCCGCTGTGTTGAAATTCGTTACTGAACTTCAAAACTTGCTGTCCATCTTTTTCTACTTTAACTTGAAGGACACCTTCTCTTTCTTTTTTCTCTTTCATTGTTTTCACTACATCATATATTGCTTTGATTTTATTCATCGTCTTTCCTCCATTATAGTTTTTATTTTGCTTACATGAAGGATTGTAGCAACCAATAAAAAAAACAAACGAAAGAAAGTTTAAAAAAAGTATAAAGTTTGTTAAAAAAACTATAAAGACGGGATTATTGTAGAGTTTTCATATCAACTAAAACGTAACTGTCATGTTTCTAATCTACTCTTTCTCTCACTTGATTTAAATCAAAGTAGGGAGGGGATATTTATTAGATAATAGAGATACAAAGTGAATATTACGTTTTACACATACCATCTAGCAAGTATAAGTGTTAATTTAAACTAACATAACAAGGTGATGTGAACAAGAACGTAAGAGAGACTAAATTTCTAAGAAAAAGGAGTGACAAAATATGCATTTGGTTCCTTTTGCGATTGCTTTTGCATTACCATTTCATGTACATTCATTTACATTTATCATTGCAATTGAAACTTTACTATTTTCGATTATTTTACGATCCAAAGGAGTATTCCTTCTCCAATTAGTGCTCTTCCTGGCTACCTTTGCCATTGATGGTTTAGTGCCAAATAGTTTGAACATATTTCTAATAATTGTTCAAATTTTATTAGGAATAATATGTCTCTACAAGATAAAAAAAGCTGCAGAAATGGATTATTTATTGGTACTTGAAAAAACACACAGAATCCCACCGAATCTAACAAAGGGTAGTAACTTCGGGAATCGATCTTCTTTTTTTAGATAAATGATGCTACTACCAATGTCTTCTGTGACATTGGTAGTAGCCAAAATACATGTATAAGAAGAAGGAGTGACGAAATTTTAAGATCCCAATTTTTGTGGATTGGTTATTTGAATTCTATAGTTAGAAAGTTAACGGGTTTTCACCTTCTTGTTGACATATGCTCTTTAATAATATAGAATGTAATATGTTCATGAGTTGATTTACAATATGCGGGTGTAGTTTACTGGTAAAACCTCAGCCTTCCAAGCTGATGTAGTGGGTTCGATTCCCATCACCCGCTCCATACATAATAACTAACGCAGTGTACCGTTTCGTAGAGAACGTTGTATTGCGTTTTTTTGTTGTTAGCTTAACTTTGGATGGAAATGAAAAAAAGATGCATTACTAGCATCCTTGGATATGATAGGTAGCTTCCCCGCCGTGAAATTGTATAAACATTTTCATTAATGATTCGGTAAGTCTTTCGGCATTTTCTTGAGTTGTTGATGGTCTTAAATAGATGATTTGCAAGGCGTTCTTTGTATTCTCCGTTACTGGTGATCTTTCAGAATCAACGAAAGGACTTCCAAATGGGCCTTGTTGATCAGAAGAAACGATTAAATGGTGTAAGGAATTCAAACGGCCATTTAGTCCGAGATATTCTTCATTTTCTTGGCCAATACGGATGGTAACAGGTCCAGATAATTTTTCGCA
The Neobacillus sp. PS3-40 genome window above contains:
- a CDS encoding HAMP domain-containing sensor histidine kinase; amino-acid sequence: MKRKNRRWHRHDHLHNHNPYRHEVHEIQANFHKNARKFRHARMVLLLIPLITFYLLYQFVEVKIIFILLLVFTIMREIGTFIFHTRLEKQILQPIDTLILGVEEIANGNYYTEITHPTKNKIQALITSFNHMAKKLKKGEEMQKEYEENRKLLIANISHDLKTPITSIQGYMEAIIDGVVPEDKMDSYFKIIYSNSQYMNKLIDDLFLFSKIDMDKLDYHFEEVSIGGYTSDLMEEFSFEFKENGLTFNYLNKLEKDYLVKIDRKRIHQAIQNIIGNAQKHGDENDLALKCELYKEHDVIKLSIKDNGSGIPSDKLPYIFNRFYRIEKERTKNLMSTGLGLSISKELVKAHGGDITVNSIVGEGSCFTIILPIFSREGEKNE